A genomic region of Spea bombifrons isolate aSpeBom1 chromosome 9, aSpeBom1.2.pri, whole genome shotgun sequence contains the following coding sequences:
- the CFL2 gene encoding cofilin-2, translating into MASGVTVNDEVIKVFNEMKVRKSSTSEEIKKRKKAVLFCLSPDKKEIIVEEAKQILVGDIGDTVQDPYRTFVNLLPLDDCRYGLYDATYETKESKKEDLVFIFWAPDNAPLKSKMIYASSKDAIKKKFTGIKHEWQVNGLDDIKDRSTLADKLGGNVVVSLEGLPLK; encoded by the exons ATG GCATCAGGTGTGACAGTGAATGATGAGGTCATCAAGGTATTCAATGAAATGAAGGTTCGAAAATCGTCCACTTCCGAGGAGATCAAGAAGAGGAAGAAAGCTGTCCTGTTTTGTCTGAGCCCCGACAAGAAGGAGATCATCGTGGAGGAAGCCAAACAGATCTTAGTGGGGGACATTGGAGATACAGTTCAAGATCCTTACAGGACCTTTGTCAACCTTCTGCCACTGGACGACTGCCGATATGGACTGTATGACGCCACTTATGAAACGAAAGAATCCAAGAAGGAGGATCTTGTCTTCATCTTCTG GGCTCCTGATAACGCACCTCTAAAAAGCAAGATGATCTACGCTAGTTCCAAAGACGCAATTAAGAAGAAATTTACAG GTATCAAACATGAATGGCAGGTGAACGGCTTGGATGATATTAAAGACCGCTCTACCTTGGCAGACAAACTTGGTGGGAATGTAGTGGTCTCACTCGAAGGGCTCCCACTGAAATAA